TCACCCAGACTTAGGCGGCTGTTTGGGACCTTCTTGCAAGGTCATCGGAGGTTACGATTTCGGCGATGACGATAGCGACCCCATGGATCAAATGGGGCATGGAACGTTAGTAGCAGGTACAATTGCCGCTGATGGTCGACTAAAGGGAACTGCACCAAAAGCAAAACTATTGGCTTACAAAGTGTTGCCCACATTGACAACCACAACACCAACTAGTGACATACTTTTAGCCTCTGGTAACATTTATCCGGCCATCGACCAAGCAGCTAAAGATGGTGCAGACATAATAAACATTTCCTTAACCGACGAGTCCAGACTAAAAACCGATTACGGCAAGGAAATAATAGAAAATCTGGAAACCTTGAACATAATCGTTGTGGCCGCAGCGGGAAATTCGGGATCAGCTGTTTATTGCGACGATCCTTTTTCACCAGACCTCTGCCCCAAAGGCTATTCAGCACCACTGCTAACAACTTCTACCGAACCGAATGTGATCACTGTGGGAGGCTCTGTCTCCACAGATATGCCCGTAGCAAGAGTTGCGCCCTTTTCTTCCATGGGCCCATCAATTGACTTTCGTCTCAAACCAGATTTAATAGCTCCTGCCTATACGTTCAACACAGCTACTGGAAGCAGATATGTTTATGAAGAGGGAACTTCCTTCTCGACGCCTTTAGTTTCTGGAATAACCGCACTCATTAAGCAAGGTCATCCAGATTGGTCAACAGAAGACGTAAGAGCGTCGCTTATAAACACAGCCACTGTTTTCTATAATGACGACAACAAAGAGCCTGAATCGTCACTCATGCAAGGTTCTGGCCGCGTAGATGCGTTAAGAGCCTTGGAAACAAGCGTTTTAGTAGAGCCCTACTCTATATCAATGACAGCAACTGGGCTAAAAACTGCGGATCTGGTCGTAAAGAATGTTAGTGGGACTACTCTGACTCTCTCGGCATCAGTGGAACTAACGTTGGGCAATTTCGAACTCGGTGCTAATGATGGGCTGAAGCTATCTATTTCCCCAAGCACATTGACAATACCAAAGGGGGGCTCGGCCACAGTAACATTGATCCCCTCAGCCGACCTAACGAAACTTTCAAAAGGACCTCACGAAGGCTTAATTTGGCTTACTAATGGAGATACAAAGGTACATGTGCCTGTACTTATTTGGAATGATCCATCAGCTTGGTGGTTCCCTGTTACTGAAACTAGGCCATCAAAGCTTGCCAACGTGAGAGCATCTTCTACTGTTCTTGACTTCAGCATCCCTGAGCAACGGACGGTGACAATTGATTTCACATTGAGGTTTGGCTCTATTGATGGTCCAGCCGCGCTTGTGGACACCCCTACCACAATTCCATATGGATATTTTATGAACTCGGTCTCATTGGTTGAAGTGTCCATACTTGATGAAAACAATGCCACGGTAACCACTTTTTACTCTGAGAGAGGACTGTTAATAGGACATTACAAAGCTGTCTGGAACGGCTTAGGCGAGGACAAGTTTCCTGTGAAGGATGGAAAATACAAATATGTTATAGCTGCTTCTGATTCCGGCATATCGGTAAAAGAACAACAATACGTGTACATA
The genomic region above belongs to Coprothermobacter proteolyticus DSM 5265 and contains:
- a CDS encoding S8 family serine peptidase — its product is MKSIIKRGLASLLIMVLACSFVALPSKADTLSKLSSDLTQEMLTSTAFQDVMVVLRDEPVIEHTKNRTGTDKLDTNSIKSDSNSSSYENKLIMTQSTVVNKIKQMSPDAEIGHNLTWTLNGFTMKARGVDLSKIADIKEVRAVYPIPMGQMPELSAIVAETPTAGSEDLVLAHMNEEVLTGLHVKDVWQMKDAKGNPIEGSEIVIAVIDTGVDYTHPDLGGCLGPSCKVIGGYDFGDDDSDPMDQMGHGTLVAGTIAADGRLKGTAPKAKLLAYKVLPTLTTTTPTSDILLASGNIYPAIDQAAKDGADIINISLTDESRLKTDYGKEIIENLETLNIIVVAAAGNSGSAVYCDDPFSPDLCPKGYSAPLLTTSTEPNVITVGGSVSTDMPVARVAPFSSMGPSIDFRLKPDLIAPAYTFNTATGSRYVYEEGTSFSTPLVSGITALIKQGHPDWSTEDVRASLINTATVFYNDDNKEPESSLMQGSGRVDALRALETSVLVEPYSISMTATGLKTADLVVKNVSGTTLTLSASVELTLGNFELGANDGLKLSISPSTLTIPKGGSATVTLIPSADLTKLSKGPHEGLIWLTNGDTKVHVPVLIWNDPSAWWFPVTETRPSKLANVRASSTVLDFSIPEQRTVTIDFTLRFGSIDGPAALVDTPTTIPYGYFMNSVSLVEVSILDENNATVTTFYSERGLLIGHYKAVWNGLGEDKFPVKDGKYKYVIAASDSGISVKEQQYVYINVETASGYIQVKNSPDTTPPSLTVNIPEEYTVTKYVFEPDPVLVLSGKTEAGNFVEINGENVPVDSSGMFKANIPLTTQVNKVTVIARRKVLDELTVETWKLITIQLVPLNLIELQVGKPQFKVNNQAKILDAPPIIKNSRTLLPIRAVVEAMGGQVKWDSADRRVDITYEGKSINLWIGKNKAKVNGQEVMIDPSNPNVVPEITNSRTMVPLRFVAESLGCDVEWLPDTKSIRITYQAG